A stretch of the Marmota flaviventris isolate mMarFla1 chromosome 12, mMarFla1.hap1, whole genome shotgun sequence genome encodes the following:
- the Sephs1 gene encoding selenide, water dikinase 1 isoform X2 has product MSTRESFNPESYELDKSFRLTRFTELKGTGCKVPQDVLQKLLESLQENHFQEDEQFLGAVMPRLGIGMDTCVIPLRHGGLSLVQTTDYIYPIVDDPYMMERDKVMPLIIQGFKDAAEEAGTSVTGGQTVLNPWIVLGGVATTVCQPNEFIMPDNAVPGDVLVLTKPLGTQVAVAVHQWLDIPEKWNKIKLVVTQEDVELAYQEAMMNMARLNRTAAGLMHTFNAHAATDITGFGILGHAQNLAKQQRNEVSFVIHNLPVLAKMAAVSKACGNMFGLMHGTCPETSGGLLICLPREQAARFCAEIKSPKYGEGHQAWIIGIVEKGNRTARIIDKPRIIEVAPQVATQNVNPTPGATS; this is encoded by the exons ATGTCTACGCGGGAGTCCTTTAACCCGGAAAGTTATGAATTGGATAAGAGCTTCCGGTTAACCAGGTTTACTGAACTGAAGGGCACAGGCTGCAAAGTGCCCCAAGATGTCCTGCAGAAGTTACTGGAGTCTTTGCAAGAGAACCACTTCCAAGAAGATGAACAGTTTCTGGGAGCCGTTATGCCAAGACTTG GCATTGGAATGGATACTTGCGTCATTCCTTTGAGGCATGGTGGTCTTTCCTTGGTTCAAACCACAGATTACATTTATCCTATTGTAGATGACCCTTACATGATG GAAAGGGATAAAGTGATGCCCCTAATTATACAGGGTTTTAAAGATGCAGCTGAGGAAGCAGGAACGTCTGTAACTGGTGGCCAAACAGTATTAAACCCCTGGATTGTTCTGGGAGGAGTTGCTACAACTGTCTGCCAGCCCAATGAATTTATCAT gcCAGATAATGCAGTGCCAGGGGATGTGCTTGTGTTGACAAAACCTCTGGGGACACAAGTTGCTGTTGCTGTGCACCAGTGGCTGGATATT CctgaaaaatggaataaaattaagcTAGTAGTCACCCAAGAAGACGTAGAGTTGGCATACCAAGAAGCAATGATGAATATGGCACGGCTCAACAGGACAG CTGCAGGACTTATGCACACGTTCAATGCCCACGCAGCCACTGACATCACAGGCTTTGGGATCTTGGGCCATGCTCAGAACCTGGCCAAGCAACAGAGGAATGAAGTGTCGTTTGTGATTCACAACCTCCCTGTGCTGGCCAAGATGGCTGCTGTGAGCAAGGCCTGTGGGAACATGTTTGGTCTCATGCATGGAACCTGCCCGGAGACATCAG GAGGCCTTCTAATATGTTTACCACGTGAGCAGGCTGCTCGGTTCTGTGCAGAGATAAAGTCCCCCAAGTATGGCGAAGGTCACCAAGCATGGATTATTGGGATTGTAGAGAAGGGCAACCGTACCGCCAGAATAATAGACAAGCCCCGGATTATCGAAGTTGCACCACAAGTGGCCACTCAAAATGTGAATCCCACACCTGGTGCCACCTCCTAA
- the Sephs1 gene encoding selenide, water dikinase 1 isoform X1, whose product MSTRESFNPESYELDKSFRLTRFTELKGTGCKVPQDVLQKLLESLQENHFQEDEQFLGAVMPRLGIGMDTCVIPLRHGGLSLVQTTDYIYPIVDDPYMMGRIACANVLSDLYAMGVTECDNMLMLLGVSNKMTDRERDKVMPLIIQGFKDAAEEAGTSVTGGQTVLNPWIVLGGVATTVCQPNEFIMPDNAVPGDVLVLTKPLGTQVAVAVHQWLDIPEKWNKIKLVVTQEDVELAYQEAMMNMARLNRTAAGLMHTFNAHAATDITGFGILGHAQNLAKQQRNEVSFVIHNLPVLAKMAAVSKACGNMFGLMHGTCPETSGGLLICLPREQAARFCAEIKSPKYGEGHQAWIIGIVEKGNRTARIIDKPRIIEVAPQVATQNVNPTPGATS is encoded by the exons ATGTCTACGCGGGAGTCCTTTAACCCGGAAAGTTATGAATTGGATAAGAGCTTCCGGTTAACCAGGTTTACTGAACTGAAGGGCACAGGCTGCAAAGTGCCCCAAGATGTCCTGCAGAAGTTACTGGAGTCTTTGCAAGAGAACCACTTCCAAGAAGATGAACAGTTTCTGGGAGCCGTTATGCCAAGACTTG GCATTGGAATGGATACTTGCGTCATTCCTTTGAGGCATGGTGGTCTTTCCTTGGTTCAAACCACAGATTACATTTATCCTATTGTAGATGACCCTTACATGATG GGCAGGATAGCATGTGCCAATGTCCTCAGTGACCTCTATGCAATGGGGGTCACAGAATGTGACAATATGCTGATGCTCCTTGGAGTCAGTAATAAAATGACTGACAGG GAAAGGGATAAAGTGATGCCCCTAATTATACAGGGTTTTAAAGATGCAGCTGAGGAAGCAGGAACGTCTGTAACTGGTGGCCAAACAGTATTAAACCCCTGGATTGTTCTGGGAGGAGTTGCTACAACTGTCTGCCAGCCCAATGAATTTATCAT gcCAGATAATGCAGTGCCAGGGGATGTGCTTGTGTTGACAAAACCTCTGGGGACACAAGTTGCTGTTGCTGTGCACCAGTGGCTGGATATT CctgaaaaatggaataaaattaagcTAGTAGTCACCCAAGAAGACGTAGAGTTGGCATACCAAGAAGCAATGATGAATATGGCACGGCTCAACAGGACAG CTGCAGGACTTATGCACACGTTCAATGCCCACGCAGCCACTGACATCACAGGCTTTGGGATCTTGGGCCATGCTCAGAACCTGGCCAAGCAACAGAGGAATGAAGTGTCGTTTGTGATTCACAACCTCCCTGTGCTGGCCAAGATGGCTGCTGTGAGCAAGGCCTGTGGGAACATGTTTGGTCTCATGCATGGAACCTGCCCGGAGACATCAG GAGGCCTTCTAATATGTTTACCACGTGAGCAGGCTGCTCGGTTCTGTGCAGAGATAAAGTCCCCCAAGTATGGCGAAGGTCACCAAGCATGGATTATTGGGATTGTAGAGAAGGGCAACCGTACCGCCAGAATAATAGACAAGCCCCGGATTATCGAAGTTGCACCACAAGTGGCCACTCAAAATGTGAATCCCACACCTGGTGCCACCTCCTAA